A section of the Zygosaccharomyces rouxii strain CBS732 chromosome B complete sequence genome encodes:
- the YHB1 gene encoding flavohemoglobin (similar to uniprot|P39676 Saccharomyces cerevisiae YGR234W YHB1 Flavohemoglobin may play a role in the oxidative stress response): MLSEQDRNIIKATVPVLEQHGATITSLFYKNMLNEHEELRNVFNRINQARGAQPAALATTVLAAAKHIDDLSVLAPYVNLIGHKHRALQIKPEQYPIVGHYLLQAIKQVLGDAATPEILSAWQKAYGVIADVFIDYEAQLYKEALWEGWQPFKVVSREHVAADIIEFTVAPQPGSGVELSKIPIVAGQYITVNVHPTTQGNKYDALRHYSICSESKDQGIKFAVKLENSYEHADGLVSEYLHHHVTVGDQILLSAPAGDFTLDESLIKQEKTPLVLMSSGVGATPLMAMLERQIKENPKRPIIWIQSSHEESRQAFKQKLEAISEKYDSFQKLVVHTSVQPRIGLPFLQKHVPSDADIYVCGSLPFMTSMLGYLDSLHHRNVHYELFGPKMVTVKA, encoded by the coding sequence ATGTTAAGTGAGCAAGATCGTAACATCATCAAGGCCACTGTTCCCGTTTTGGAACAGCATGGTGCCACTATCACCAGTctcttttacaagaacatGCTCAATGAACATGAAGAACTACGCAACGTTTTCAACAGGATCAACCAAGCCCGTGGTGCGCAACCTGCTGCCCTAGCCACGACAGTCCTAGCCGCCGCTAAACACATCGACGATTTGTCTGTTTTGGCTCCCTATGTAAATTTGATTGGCCATAAGCACAGAGCATTACAGATAAAGCCAGAACAGTATCCGATTGTAGGCCACTACCTTTTGCAAGCCATCAAGCAAGTATTGGGCGATGCTGCTACTCCAGAAATATTGAGCGCTTGGCAGAAAGCCTATGGTGTCATTGCAGATGTATTCATCGATTATGAGGCACAGTTATACAAGGAAGCGTTATGGGAAGGCTGGCAACCATTCAAAGTGGTAAGTCGTGAACATGTGGCTGCAGACATTATAGAATTTACAGTTGCTCCTCAGCCTGGATCTGGCGTCGAGCTTTCTAAGATCCCTATAGTGGCAGGTCAGTACATTACTGTTAACGTTCATCCTACCACCCAAGGTAACAAGTATGATGCCTTGCGTCACTATTCCATCTGTTCAGAATCAAAGGATCAAGGGATTAAGTTCGCTGTCAAATTGGAGAATTCCTATGAGCACGCAGATGGGTTGGTATCTGAATATTTACATCATCATGTCACTGTTGGGGATCAGATTTTGTTAAGTGCACCTGCCGGTGATTTCACATTAGATGAAAGCTTGATCAAGCAGGAGAAAACTCCATTAGTTTTAATGAGTTCTGGGGTTGGCGCTACACCGCTAATGGCCATGTTAGAAAGacaaattaaagaaaacCCAAAAAGACCCATAATTTGGATCCAGTCATCCCACGAGGAATCCAGACAGGCCTTTAAGcaaaaattggaagctATATCAGAAAAATATGAcagttttcaaaaacttgtCGTCCATACAAGCGTTCAGCCACGAATCGGTCTGCCTTTCCTACAGAAACATGTGCCTTCTGATGCCGACATTTACGTTTGTGGGTCCCTACCATTCATGACAAGTATGTTGGGTTACTTGGATTCCTTGCATCACAGAAACGTTCATTATGAACTATTTGGACCCAAAATGGTCACTGTCAAAGCATAA